A region of Planococcus sp. MSAK28401 DNA encodes the following proteins:
- the cls gene encoding cardiolipin synthase: protein MKISFEWFSAISNLFIVVNIVLAFFILFFERKTASSAWAWILILFFIPILGFVLYLLFGKPLRRNRLNRPVAYENRDFTDLQDRQLAEMKSRSFQPPAALEEKWMDIVQMNAARTDAPLSTAADIQIFNDGKRKFDALFDDIRAASKHIHLQYFILNNDDLGRSLLSLLTEKAQQGVKVLFLYDDLGSSSLPKHFFDAFHQAGGKSAAFLPAMLTSINPRLNHRNHRKLVVIDGQVGYTGGFNVGDEYIGQKKEFGYWRDTHLRIEGEAVHSLQNRFFIDWNQAAEKYPMKYAETYFPKMDHPSGAPMQMVASGPLETHEDIKNGYLKMIYHARDSIYLQTPYFIPDKSIMDALRAAALGGVDVQLMIPHLADHLFVHSATLSFARELLEDGVKVFSYQNGFLHAKTLVIDEQAYSVGSANMDVRSFALNFELNAFVYDVESAMEMADIFRQDRKLSVELVEADFKEQHWIEKAKQDIAKLVSPIL from the coding sequence ATTAAGATTTCATTCGAATGGTTCAGTGCTATCAGTAACCTTTTTATAGTTGTAAATATTGTGCTGGCGTTTTTCATTTTATTTTTCGAACGTAAAACGGCTTCTTCAGCATGGGCATGGATCTTAATCCTGTTCTTTATCCCAATTCTCGGCTTTGTGCTGTATTTACTGTTCGGAAAACCCTTGAGGCGCAATCGGCTGAATCGGCCAGTTGCCTATGAGAACCGTGACTTCACAGATTTGCAAGACCGCCAGCTTGCGGAAATGAAATCAAGAAGCTTCCAGCCGCCAGCTGCACTTGAAGAGAAATGGATGGACATTGTCCAAATGAACGCTGCGCGGACCGACGCGCCCTTATCGACAGCCGCTGATATTCAAATCTTCAATGATGGCAAACGGAAGTTCGATGCCTTATTCGATGATATCCGCGCTGCATCGAAGCATATCCACCTTCAGTATTTCATCCTCAATAATGACGATCTCGGACGCAGCCTGTTGTCGCTGCTGACTGAAAAAGCGCAGCAAGGCGTCAAGGTATTGTTCCTTTATGATGATTTGGGATCGAGCAGTCTGCCGAAGCATTTCTTCGATGCCTTTCATCAAGCAGGAGGCAAATCGGCTGCATTTTTGCCGGCCATGCTGACGAGCATTAATCCGCGGCTCAATCACCGAAACCACCGGAAATTGGTCGTCATCGACGGGCAGGTCGGCTATACCGGGGGATTTAATGTCGGTGATGAATACATCGGCCAGAAAAAAGAGTTCGGCTATTGGCGAGATACGCATCTGCGCATTGAAGGGGAAGCGGTGCATTCCCTGCAGAACCGGTTCTTCATCGACTGGAATCAGGCCGCTGAAAAATATCCGATGAAGTATGCAGAAACCTATTTTCCGAAAATGGATCATCCATCAGGCGCCCCGATGCAAATGGTGGCGAGTGGCCCGCTAGAGACGCATGAGGATATTAAAAACGGGTATCTCAAGATGATTTACCATGCACGGGACTCTATTTATTTGCAGACGCCGTACTTCATTCCTGATAAATCCATTATGGATGCACTTAGGGCTGCGGCGCTTGGCGGGGTGGACGTACAGCTAATGATTCCGCATTTGGCGGATCACCTTTTCGTCCATTCGGCGACATTATCTTTTGCCCGTGAGCTGCTCGAAGACGGCGTCAAAGTCTTTAGCTATCAGAACGGCTTCTTGCATGCCAAAACACTTGTAATCGATGAGCAGGCTTATTCGGTTGGTTCGGCTAACATGGACGTCCGCAGCTTTGCCTTGAATTTCGAATTGAATGCTTTCGTCTACGACGTTGAATCGGCAATGGAAATGGCGGATATCTTCCGACAGGACCGCAAGCTCTCTGTCGAATTAGTAGAAGCCGATTTTAAGGAGCAGCACTGGATTGAAAAAGCCAAACAGGATATTGCAAAACTGGTATCGCCGATCTTGTAA
- a CDS encoding GAF domain-containing protein — protein sequence MQHETISPSRKFQNFNDAANQILHMLSKQMDINTLFIAENDGKTNTIKKAFNRHEELVIEDSRSPLDQTFCSLAINYGKEPLLIEDISKDENAGTLPIASQFGNGAFIGIPIYFESGEVYGTICGLDKHPVSFTEEQQEMFEMMSSLLSYILELDKAQKEIQTLSSPLVPLSDEISILPIIGHITLERAYQLIDDVVMKASEGIDFLIMDFSGITQIDPRIEEPLLDLIKALKIMGIIPIITGILPTMAMKVPHFAHSLKGERMEATLKIAIEQLGFELTKKNEFADSRWK from the coding sequence ATGCAACATGAGACAATTAGCCCTTCCAGAAAATTTCAGAATTTCAATGATGCAGCCAATCAGATCTTACATATGCTGAGCAAGCAAATGGATATCAACACGCTTTTCATTGCTGAAAACGACGGAAAAACCAATACCATCAAAAAAGCGTTCAATAGACATGAAGAGCTGGTAATCGAAGACAGCCGATCGCCGCTTGATCAGACTTTCTGCAGCTTAGCGATCAATTATGGAAAAGAACCGCTATTGATCGAAGACATATCAAAAGATGAAAACGCCGGCACCTTGCCCATTGCCTCCCAGTTCGGCAACGGCGCATTCATCGGCATCCCGATTTACTTCGAAAGCGGGGAAGTCTACGGCACTATTTGCGGCTTGGATAAGCACCCGGTTTCGTTTACGGAAGAGCAGCAAGAGATGTTCGAGATGATGTCTTCTTTGTTGAGCTATATCCTGGAGCTCGACAAAGCCCAAAAGGAAATCCAGACCTTGTCGTCGCCGCTCGTGCCTTTGTCGGATGAGATTTCAATCCTGCCGATCATCGGCCACATTACGCTTGAACGTGCTTATCAATTGATTGATGACGTGGTGATGAAAGCAAGTGAAGGCATCGATTTTCTGATCATGGATTTCTCGGGCATTACGCAAATCGACCCGCGCATCGAAGAGCCTTTGCTGGATTTGATCAAAGCACTGAAAATCATGGGAATCATCCCGATCATCACCGGTATTCTGCCGACGATGGCAATGAAAGTCCCGCATTTTGCCCACTCCTTAAAAGGCGAAAGAATGGAAGCGACGTTGAAAATCGCCATCGAACAGCTTGGTTTCGAACTAACGAAGAAAAATGAATTCGCTGACTCCCGTTGGAAATAA
- a CDS encoding MEDS domain-containing protein codes for MRSKMDQLLESQCSVHVLYAFDGTENYVKQLLNYIDEGIHAGDHILIVENERMTRELKRHMEKQYTEKQLKMVHFVNSLHFYWSSGSYHPPAIHEYFTKTVAPYIENKLSFRSWAHVEWESVKEPLFLIEDFEKIADRAVNEFDFPLVCAYEKKKMPVHLRESLMKTHPYVLMEDELIASPQYQSMSKQA; via the coding sequence TTGAGAAGTAAGATGGATCAATTGCTTGAAAGCCAGTGCAGTGTTCACGTGCTATATGCTTTCGATGGAACTGAAAATTATGTGAAGCAGCTATTGAACTACATAGACGAAGGAATTCACGCCGGTGATCATATTTTGATTGTTGAAAATGAGCGGATGACCCGTGAACTTAAGCGGCATATGGAAAAACAATATACTGAAAAACAACTGAAAATGGTGCATTTCGTCAATAGCCTTCATTTCTATTGGTCGAGTGGAAGTTACCATCCACCCGCCATCCATGAGTATTTCACCAAAACCGTGGCGCCTTATATTGAAAACAAATTGAGCTTCCGGTCATGGGCGCATGTGGAATGGGAAAGTGTGAAAGAACCATTATTCCTTATAGAAGATTTCGAAAAGATTGCGGATCGCGCAGTGAACGAATTTGATTTCCCGCTGGTTTGCGCTTACGAAAAAAAGAAAATGCCTGTTCATTTAAGGGAAAGCTTGATGAAAACCCATCCATATGTCTTGATGGAAGACGAATTGATTGCTTCACCGCAGTATCAATCGATGTCGAAGCAGGCCTAA
- the pgaC gene encoding poly-beta-1,6-N-acetyl-D-glucosamine synthase: protein MNIFQLFSGPYGWVMAFVFWYPFVMALFWMAGSLLFLRTKESKADSLVLEDFDWPMISILVPCYNEEETLEETVRNLAGLSYPKKEIILINDGSTDGTAQLVKTLSEKYELVRAIQLNENRGKANALQVGLFASRSEYLICVDSDALLSDTAPYYLIRHFFNGGERLGAVTGNPAIRNRNNLLSRMQLVEYASIIGAIKRTQRLLGKVMTVSGVVVAFRKKALVDVGLWDRDMITEDIAVSWKLQKRFWDVRYEPRAICWMLVPETLAGIWKQRVRWAQGGQEVILRHWRILFSWKQRRIWLIYLEQWTSILWAFCWLFVTVLLLFTADTFQEMLIWFTITSFALVFISLIQLLFALLIASRYNEVMKYYLWAAWYPAIYWMLNTAVVMAAVPRSISSRLKGGYAIWHSPDRGMKKKSS from the coding sequence ATGAATATTTTTCAATTATTTTCTGGCCCTTACGGCTGGGTGATGGCGTTTGTTTTTTGGTATCCGTTCGTCATGGCTCTTTTCTGGATGGCGGGTTCGCTTCTCTTTCTTAGAACCAAAGAATCCAAAGCCGATTCTTTAGTGCTGGAGGATTTCGACTGGCCGATGATCAGCATATTGGTTCCTTGTTACAACGAAGAGGAGACGCTCGAAGAAACAGTACGAAATCTTGCTGGACTTTCTTATCCCAAAAAAGAAATTATTTTGATCAACGACGGTTCTACGGATGGCACGGCACAGTTGGTTAAGACCTTGTCTGAAAAATACGAGCTTGTCCGAGCTATCCAATTGAATGAAAATCGGGGCAAGGCGAATGCCCTTCAGGTAGGCTTGTTCGCGTCCAGGTCAGAGTATCTCATCTGTGTGGATTCCGACGCATTACTTTCCGATACCGCTCCTTACTACTTGATACGCCATTTCTTTAATGGCGGGGAAAGACTTGGAGCTGTGACCGGCAATCCCGCAATCCGCAACCGCAATAATTTGCTCAGCCGCATGCAGTTGGTCGAATATGCATCCATCATCGGCGCAATCAAGAGAACCCAAAGACTGCTCGGAAAAGTCATGACTGTTTCGGGCGTCGTTGTCGCTTTTCGGAAAAAAGCGCTGGTCGATGTCGGGTTATGGGATCGTGACATGATTACCGAAGACATTGCAGTCAGCTGGAAACTTCAAAAACGTTTTTGGGATGTCCGCTACGAACCGCGGGCAATTTGCTGGATGCTCGTCCCTGAAACCTTAGCAGGCATTTGGAAACAGCGTGTCCGGTGGGCACAAGGCGGCCAGGAGGTCATTTTGCGGCATTGGAGAATTTTGTTCAGCTGGAAGCAACGCAGAATTTGGCTGATTTATCTTGAACAATGGACCAGTATCTTGTGGGCATTTTGTTGGCTCTTTGTCACTGTGCTGCTGTTGTTTACTGCTGATACCTTTCAGGAAATGCTCATTTGGTTTACCATCACTTCGTTTGCATTGGTATTTATCAGCTTGATTCAATTGCTTTTTGCCCTGCTGATTGCCTCCCGCTACAACGAAGTAATGAAGTATTATTTGTGGGCAGCTTGGTATCCCGCTATTTATTGGATGCTCAATACTGCGGTGGTGATGGCAGCCGTGCCTCGGTCCATTTCTTCACGCTTGAAAGGAGGTTACGCTATATGGCACAGTCCAGACCGCGGCATGAAGAAGAAATCTTCTTGA
- a CDS encoding poly-beta-1,6-N-acetyl-D-glucosamine biosynthesis protein PgaD, translated as MAQSRPRHEEEIFLIAGNRSWLHACIDFIFTLFFWLYSSLVVLYFLSATFGFNNSLTKTLNASFNTINQDIRNLVLTALVIFFVFYALLFVNRFYNIKRFGSLKRRSYPLPANIDELEALKLMKLEHIEKLQSEDYCVFDTNPIAPLGNEKL; from the coding sequence ATGGCACAGTCCAGACCGCGGCATGAAGAAGAAATCTTCTTGATAGCCGGCAATCGCTCCTGGCTTCATGCTTGCATCGATTTTATTTTCACCTTGTTCTTCTGGTTATACAGTTCTTTAGTGGTTTTATATTTCTTGTCTGCCACATTCGGCTTCAATAATAGTTTGACAAAAACCTTGAATGCTTCGTTCAATACGATCAATCAGGACATACGTAATCTAGTCCTCACGGCGCTCGTGATTTTCTTCGTTTTCTATGCTTTGCTTTTCGTGAACCGCTTTTACAATATAAAGAGATTCGGTTCGTTGAAAAGACGCAGTTACCCTTTACCAGCCAACATCGATGAACTCGAAGCATTAAAATTGATGAAGCTTGAGCACATCGAAAAACTGCAAAGTGAAGACTATTGCGTCTTTGATACTAATCCAATCGCTCCGTTGGGAAATGAAAAGCTATGA
- a CDS encoding polysaccharide deacetylase family protein: protein MMKKVFIWLAVIVLFSLFFISRKELFANALIVDTPAMSFPEELSEDGCLGLNYHRVKNDSWLTKSARSLLQPRELVQYSVLKSEFKNQIETLIEADAVFLSQEQLLEAKARDAFPEKCVWISFDDIDRSVYRNAFPILKEAKIPFTLFIIAGHVGDKDFSNLEMATWGQLREMQKSGLADFGSHTYDMHRFENEIPVFLLPGKSREFEQDLEKSVKKIELELGVAVKSFAYPYGNTTEAVAQSLKKKGFEVGYILAPQTIRPADDNFLINRIIVNQTTFDDVLLPYLETSGTQDKNNLKK, encoded by the coding sequence ATGATGAAAAAGGTCTTTATTTGGCTTGCCGTCATCGTCTTGTTTAGCCTATTCTTTATATCCCGTAAAGAGTTGTTCGCAAATGCGCTAATAGTGGACACACCGGCTATGTCTTTTCCAGAGGAGTTATCGGAAGATGGATGTTTAGGGTTGAATTATCATCGTGTCAAAAATGATAGCTGGCTCACCAAATCTGCCCGCAGTTTGCTCCAGCCAAGAGAGCTTGTTCAATATAGCGTGCTGAAAAGTGAATTTAAAAATCAAATCGAGACATTGATCGAAGCCGACGCAGTTTTTTTAAGCCAAGAGCAGTTGCTAGAGGCAAAAGCTCGAGATGCCTTCCCCGAAAAATGTGTATGGATCTCATTTGATGACATTGACAGATCGGTTTACCGAAATGCTTTTCCCATTTTAAAAGAAGCGAAAATTCCATTCACCTTGTTTATTATTGCAGGACATGTTGGAGATAAAGACTTCAGCAACCTCGAAATGGCCACTTGGGGCCAACTTAGAGAAATGCAGAAAAGCGGCTTGGCTGACTTTGGTTCGCACACCTATGATATGCATCGATTTGAAAATGAAATTCCCGTTTTCCTATTGCCGGGAAAGTCGAGGGAATTTGAGCAGGACCTAGAAAAAAGTGTAAAAAAGATCGAGTTGGAACTGGGCGTTGCTGTCAAAAGTTTCGCTTACCCTTATGGAAACACCACTGAAGCTGTTGCTCAATCATTGAAAAAGAAAGGGTTTGAAGTCGGGTATATTTTGGCGCCACAAACGATACGCCCTGCTGACGACAATTTCCTAATCAATCGAATCATCGTCAATCAAACAACATTCGATGATGTGCTGCTTCCTTATTTAGAAACGTCTGGTACTCAAGATAAAAACAACCTCAAAAAATAA
- a CDS encoding SDR family oxidoreductase, whose product MGKLQDKVTVITGAATGIGKATAEVFAQEGAIVLLADIKEEALQETVDKINENGGTAKSFQVNIAKEEDVTSFANQVKEQYGTVYALFNNAGIDQEGGKVHEYPVDLFDDITATDLRGTFLMSKYFIPLMMDNGGAIVNNASMSGSFADLDRSGYNAAKGGIINFTKSIAIEYGRSGIRANSVSPGTIETPLIDELAGSKEEEAGREFRESNRWLAPLGRLGLPKEIATTVLFLVSSDSSYLTGQDIVVDGGLTAYTWPGKMVMDDNWKKTTTKEQ is encoded by the coding sequence ATGGGTAAATTACAAGATAAAGTAACCGTCATTACAGGTGCAGCAACAGGCATCGGGAAAGCGACAGCAGAAGTATTTGCACAAGAAGGCGCCATCGTCCTGCTTGCGGATATTAAAGAAGAGGCATTGCAGGAAACGGTCGACAAAATCAATGAAAACGGCGGCACGGCAAAAAGCTTCCAGGTGAATATCGCCAAGGAAGAGGACGTCACTTCTTTCGCTAATCAAGTAAAAGAACAATACGGCACCGTCTATGCCTTGTTCAATAACGCCGGCATCGACCAAGAAGGCGGCAAAGTGCATGAGTACCCGGTCGATTTGTTCGACGACATCACCGCTACTGACTTGCGCGGCACTTTCTTGATGAGCAAATATTTCATCCCGCTCATGATGGACAATGGCGGGGCGATCGTCAACAACGCTTCCATGTCCGGCAGCTTTGCCGATTTGGACCGCTCGGGCTATAACGCAGCGAAAGGCGGCATCATTAACTTCACGAAATCCATCGCCATCGAATACGGAAGATCCGGCATTCGCGCCAACTCCGTATCCCCTGGCACAATCGAAACACCACTGATTGATGAACTTGCTGGCTCTAAAGAGGAAGAAGCAGGACGTGAGTTCAGAGAAAGCAATAGATGGCTCGCTCCTTTAGGGCGCCTTGGCTTACCGAAGGAAATCGCTACGACGGTGTTGTTCCTCGTCTCAAGCGACAGCTCTTACCTGACAGGCCAGGATATTGTTGTGGACGGCGGTCTCACCGCTTACACATGGCCGGGCAAAATGGTCATGGACGACAACTGGAAAAAAACAACGACAAAAGAACAATAA
- a CDS encoding ion channel yields the protein MISLILTLKRLLSAIYRIGKEPLFRTLLLTLAFIVLSGTLFYYQIEGWAFFDAFYFAFVSLIPTGIETGLAPTGNLSKAFTMIYLAVGVGVMVMVLMRLAYAVVKLERPEQLDVKANQAKSTPKQKTKHK from the coding sequence ATGATTTCCCTTATACTGACCTTGAAACGCTTGCTGTCCGCCATTTACCGCATTGGCAAAGAGCCGTTGTTCAGGACCTTGCTGCTGACTTTGGCGTTCATCGTGCTGTCGGGGACTTTGTTCTATTATCAAATAGAAGGCTGGGCCTTTTTTGATGCTTTTTATTTCGCCTTCGTCAGCTTGATTCCGACCGGTATTGAGACCGGTCTTGCGCCGACAGGTAATTTGAGCAAAGCTTTCACGATGATTTATTTGGCTGTTGGTGTCGGCGTGATGGTTATGGTGTTGATGAGGCTCGCATATGCGGTAGTGAAACTTGAGCGTCCTGAGCAATTGGACGTGAAGGCAAACCAAGCAAAGTCTACACCGAAACAAAAAACTAAACATAAATAA
- a CDS encoding peptide-methionine (S)-S-oxide reductase → METIYLAGGCLWGVQAFIKTLPGVESTEAGRANGETQSLEGDYDGYAECVKTTFDPSRVSVQQLMEYFFEIIDPYSVNKQGEDVGEKYRTGVYSKKPEHLTTAKAFMNERTDAARIAVEVLPLENYIASAAEHQDRLDRCPDDYCHIPTALLTKYA, encoded by the coding sequence ATGGAAACTATATATCTTGCAGGTGGGTGCTTATGGGGCGTGCAGGCGTTCATCAAAACTTTGCCGGGTGTCGAGTCGACCGAAGCGGGACGGGCAAACGGCGAGACGCAATCGCTAGAAGGCGATTACGACGGCTACGCGGAATGCGTCAAAACTACGTTCGATCCTTCGCGCGTGTCGGTCCAACAACTGATGGAGTATTTCTTTGAAATCATCGATCCGTATAGCGTCAATAAACAAGGCGAGGATGTCGGAGAGAAATACAGAACCGGCGTTTACAGCAAAAAGCCGGAACATTTAACCACAGCAAAAGCCTTCATGAATGAACGAACAGATGCGGCACGCATTGCAGTCGAAGTTTTGCCGCTTGAGAATTATATAGCCAGCGCAGCTGAGCATCAGGACCGTTTGGATAGATGCCCGGATGATTATTGCCATATCCCAACAGCTTTATTGACCAAGTATGCGTAA
- a CDS encoding M4 family metallopeptidase, which yields MSKKKLLTLSLAASLALSATAVSADTLSKQETEKVHVNKDTQTPDFISGTLTEPSDQDAKEIVFTYLEENEDTYKIDKKDLSSFKVISQETDDLGFTKVKLQQKFKGVPVFGSVINAHVDQDGVLTSISGNLAPELYDKKSLKKGATLKAGAAVEKAAADLKEKIGSSPELEVEVTPELVIYSKDGQAHFAYSAEFEFLYPEPGNYQYFVDAKTGDILDSYNQIHEAKPSGGGASLAGNDSTATGKGVLGDTKTFNTLVNSNGSYLVDRTRGNGIFTYDAKNRTRTPGTLWLDSDNVYNAAYDGAAVDAHTYAGQTYDYFQDIHSRNSYDGNGAELVSTVHYGRSYNNAFWSGSQMVYGDGDGTTFVPLSGALDVIAHELTHAVTDTSADLIYQNESGAINESMSDIFGTLVEYHFNNKPDWQVGEDIYTPNVSGDALRSMEDPTLSGDPDHYSKRYTGTGDYGGVHINSGISNKAAFLLANGGTHYGVTVAGIGNDKAGDIYYRTLTQYLTPNSNYSHFRVSTIQAATDLYGASSAEVASVKAAFSAVGVN from the coding sequence ATGAGCAAAAAGAAATTACTGACTTTAAGTTTGGCAGCTTCACTCGCATTATCCGCGACAGCGGTTTCCGCCGATACCCTATCTAAGCAGGAAACAGAAAAAGTCCATGTCAATAAAGATACCCAGACGCCCGATTTCATTTCCGGGACATTGACTGAACCATCCGATCAAGATGCAAAAGAAATTGTCTTTACATATTTGGAAGAAAACGAAGACACATATAAAATCGATAAAAAAGACCTTTCCAGCTTCAAAGTCATCAGCCAGGAAACAGACGATCTCGGCTTCACTAAAGTGAAGCTCCAGCAGAAATTTAAAGGCGTGCCTGTGTTCGGTTCCGTGATCAACGCTCACGTTGACCAAGACGGTGTGCTTACTTCCATCTCAGGGAATTTGGCGCCGGAATTATACGATAAGAAATCCTTGAAAAAAGGCGCAACCTTGAAAGCGGGGGCTGCAGTCGAAAAAGCAGCGGCTGACTTGAAAGAAAAGATCGGCAGTTCCCCGGAGCTTGAAGTTGAAGTGACACCGGAATTGGTCATCTATTCCAAAGACGGGCAAGCGCATTTTGCCTACAGCGCTGAATTCGAATTCCTTTATCCGGAACCGGGGAATTATCAATACTTTGTGGATGCGAAGACCGGCGATATCCTCGATTCCTATAACCAGATCCATGAAGCTAAGCCATCAGGCGGCGGCGCCAGCTTGGCAGGCAATGATTCGACAGCGACCGGCAAAGGTGTATTGGGAGATACGAAAACATTCAATACTTTGGTCAACAGCAATGGTTCTTACCTGGTCGACCGCACGCGCGGCAACGGAATTTTCACGTACGATGCCAAAAACCGCACACGTACGCCGGGCACGCTTTGGCTCGACAGCGATAATGTCTACAACGCCGCTTATGACGGCGCTGCAGTAGATGCCCATACTTACGCTGGCCAGACCTACGATTACTTCCAGGATATCCATAGCCGCAATAGTTACGACGGCAACGGAGCTGAGTTGGTTTCCACTGTCCATTATGGCCGCAGCTATAACAACGCGTTTTGGAGCGGTTCGCAAATGGTCTACGGTGACGGTGACGGCACTACCTTCGTGCCATTATCCGGTGCACTGGATGTCATCGCGCATGAATTGACGCACGCCGTGACGGATACTTCCGCTGACTTGATCTACCAGAACGAATCCGGCGCAATCAACGAATCGATGTCCGATATTTTCGGCACGCTTGTTGAATACCATTTCAATAACAAGCCCGACTGGCAAGTGGGCGAAGACATCTATACGCCAAACGTCTCGGGCGATGCACTACGCTCGATGGAAGACCCGACTTTGAGCGGAGACCCGGATCATTACTCAAAACGCTATACGGGCACGGGTGATTACGGCGGCGTCCATATCAACTCCGGCATCAGCAACAAAGCGGCGTTCCTGCTCGCCAATGGCGGCACGCATTACGGCGTGACAGTCGCTGGCATCGGCAACGATAAAGCGGGCGATATCTACTACCGCACACTCACGCAATACTTGACGCCGAACTCCAACTACAGCCACTTCCGCGTTTCCACCATCCAAGCGGCAACGGATCTGTACGGTGCATCGAGTGCTGAAGTCGCAAGTGTTAAAGCAGCGTTCTCGGCTGTCGGCGTCAACTGA
- a CDS encoding helix-turn-helix domain-containing protein, whose translation MEFDLFKNQVRFKIALELIDVDEGLSILQLNKLLKEVSQATLYRHVNSMVEDDLLKVVGINRSGKVEEKLYALNTQAYKVSQEDWQSATYSERIRFITYYFMYILQNYKNYHERSVEEQSQDQSTFSLVKLNLTDDSFANFQSELSSLMEKYYHAQEPEQGSERAVSLVIIP comes from the coding sequence ATGGAATTTGATTTATTTAAAAACCAAGTCAGGTTTAAAATAGCTTTGGAATTGATCGATGTTGATGAGGGCTTATCGATCCTGCAGCTGAATAAACTATTGAAAGAAGTGTCGCAAGCGACTTTGTACAGACACGTGAATTCCATGGTGGAGGATGACTTGCTGAAAGTGGTGGGCATAAACCGCAGCGGGAAAGTGGAAGAAAAACTCTATGCACTGAACACGCAAGCTTATAAAGTGAGCCAGGAAGACTGGCAGTCAGCTACTTATAGCGAGAGAATCCGGTTCATCACGTACTATTTTATGTACATTCTGCAAAACTATAAAAATTACCATGAGCGCAGCGTGGAAGAGCAGTCCCAGGATCAATCGACATTTTCTTTAGTGAAGCTGAATTTAACAGACGATTCTTTTGCCAATTTTCAGTCGGAGCTCAGTTCATTAATGGAAAAATACTATCATGCTCAAGAGCCGGAACAAGGGAGCGAACGCGCTGTTTCGTTGGTGATTATTCCATAA
- a CDS encoding PLDc N-terminal domain-containing protein, producing MNTDITALLEIDWAQILPFALPIIFFNLLLIGVALYDWFKRKDRIAAPYAWLAAILLFQSLGPILYLVIGRKVIRHDYSREAS from the coding sequence ATGAATACTGATATTACTGCTTTACTGGAAATCGATTGGGCACAAATCCTGCCGTTCGCCTTGCCCATTATCTTCTTCAACTTATTGCTCATTGGCGTCGCACTGTACGACTGGTTTAAGCGGAAAGATCGGATTGCGGCACCGTATGCTTGGCTCGCCGCCATCTTATTATTCCAATCATTAGGGCCGATCTTGTATCTGGTCATCGGAAGGAAGGTCATTCGCCATGATTACAGTCGAGAAGCTTCATAA
- a CDS encoding ABC transporter ATP-binding protein: MITVEKLHKTIKKRKILSDVSFTVAQGECIGLLGPNGAGKTTLIKCMTGVLHYEQGNIAFHSKPIAQHKQDIGYLSQHTDFKPWMSCGESLRFFGKLSGLDAAVLQKAIPAVLAEVGLKDKESYKVEQLSGGMKQRLGIAQAILHEPQLLILDEPVSALDPIGRNEVKKLIARLKKRTTIIISTHILDDASEFCDRYIVIKDGAIAGTIDSQLQHADRTQVLVKTAKIPPVSGIWAGDGVAHIESLSPTAFLLTGTEQLDLKKVVHDLDVQELDVTSIEFYEKGIEEIFLEMVSDT, from the coding sequence ATGATTACAGTCGAGAAGCTTCATAAGACGATCAAAAAACGAAAAATCTTGAGCGATGTCTCTTTTACGGTTGCACAGGGTGAATGCATTGGTTTATTGGGGCCAAACGGTGCCGGCAAAACGACGCTTATTAAATGCATGACTGGCGTTTTGCACTACGAACAAGGGAACATCGCCTTCCATTCCAAGCCTATTGCCCAGCACAAGCAAGATATCGGCTATTTGTCCCAGCATACAGACTTCAAGCCGTGGATGAGCTGCGGGGAATCGCTTCGTTTCTTCGGAAAACTATCAGGCCTGGATGCGGCAGTTTTACAGAAGGCTATCCCCGCGGTGCTGGCGGAAGTTGGGCTGAAGGATAAAGAAAGCTATAAAGTGGAGCAATTATCCGGCGGCATGAAGCAGCGGCTCGGAATCGCACAAGCCATTTTGCACGAGCCGCAATTGTTGATTTTGGATGAACCGGTCTCAGCTCTCGATCCGATCGGCCGGAACGAAGTGAAAAAATTGATCGCACGCTTGAAGAAACGGACGACCATCATCATTTCCACACATATCCTGGATGATGCCAGTGAGTTTTGCGACCGCTACATCGTGATCAAAGATGGCGCGATTGCCGGAACCATCGACAGCCAACTTCAGCATGCAGACCGCACACAAGTTTTGGTGAAGACAGCGAAGATTCCCCCAGTAAGCGGCATTTGGGCCGGTGATGGCGTGGCGCATATTGAAAGCCTGTCACCTACCGCTTTCCTTTTGACAGGGACTGAACAACTTGATTTGAAAAAAGTCGTTCATGACTTGGATGTACAAGAGCTGGATGTCACGTCCATCGAGTTTTATGAAAAAGGAATCGAGGAAATTTTCCTGGAGATGGTGTCGGACACATGA